The DNA sequence GCCAATCACAACAAAGGTCATGGCTATCCAGATGGCACGACGTCTGCCAGTCTTTTCACCCACGACGAAAGCAACTATAAGGACGTCAGTCACGAACCTGGGCTCCTCGCTACGACCATGACTCACCAACACAACCAACCATACATCCCAGGTTATAGCAGGCGACAATGATGCCAGTCTGCGAGTCACTGGGTCTGTTGAAGAGCTCAAGCCAGTCCTCGTTCTGCAAGATGGGCCCAAAGACGCCTTGCTCGTAGCCAAAGAGGATGAAGGCGGCGAGACAGCAGACGGTGATGCCGAATTGGAGGCTTTTGCCCCTGCCGAGCCAAGAGCGCATGGTGAAGGAAAGAGTAGAGGTGGATTGGTCGATGATTTAATATGGAGATGCGTGCCAGAGATGAGTGATGCTTTCTTTTGCGATCAAGGGCCATTCATGACGAGGTTATATACAAATGGCTCCGTGGCCCTGAGTCGTGCCGAACGGTAGCATTAACCCTCGCCGTCCCCGTGGGGTCTCCATGTGGCTGCGAGCTAATCTACCCCAGAATCGAGCTTGTCCCAGGTCTCGCGTATGCAGATGCCGGACACGGGTGAATCGTGCCAAGATCTTGCTAGACCAGCGCTAGGACGCCTCGTGAGCGCTTCGGGTTGCCAGTGTCTTGTGCCAAGGCCATTCTCAAAATTGCAGTAACAAGATGACTCTGGGCGTTTATGCTTGCAGTAAAATCTCACGATAAAGTGTGGTCGGTTATGCGTAGGCTAAAAAGAGAAGTGAGAGCCTCTTCTGGCTTTAAACGACCCGGATGAATTTCTCGTAGCCTTACTAGCCAAAATTTCTCACATCACACGCCGTGATCCTCCACTTCGAGCGTCGTATTCGACCCAAGATCAATAATAGGAAGATGCACATCAGCACCAGAGATAGGTTAGTCATAATCAGCTTCACTGGCTAGCCATTGGCAGCTTCCCTAGTAGGTCAACTTTTTACGGTGGGCAGTGTTGTAGTCAATCACGTTGAAGAATGAAATGCACAGACCCAGATGTCAGTGTATTTGCTACGTGAGCAACGTCGAATTATCCTTGCCGAGAATTCCATTCCCGATCAAATCGCGTCAGAGAACGCTGTGCCGTGGGCACGCAATCAAGTGCCTTGATAGATATGCGGCTCGGCAGACTCAACATGTACAGCACCGTCTGCGCAAGGTCTTCAGCAGCAAGCGGCTCGTATCCCTCAAAGAACTCATCCATGGCACCTTGGTCATACTTGACCCTCTGGAGATGAAAGTGCGTGTCCACGCAGCCAGGCCGTAATGTCAAGACACGTATATCAGAGCCTGCCGTTTCCATGCGAAGGCTATTAGTAAAGCCCTCGAGGAAGGCTTTCGAGGCATGATAAACTGCCTCGCCGTTAAACGGCGGACACTCTAGTCCGGTTACAGAAGACACATTAAGAATGGTCCCCTTCTTTCTCGGCCACATGGAAAGGTTTAGCACTGCGTGCGTGGTAAACATCACGCCATTGATGTTTGTGCCTGACATCTGGGCAACTTGATCAATGGGGAGTTCCCAAAACCTAGCAGGagcgccgagggcgaggccaGCCTTCCATGTCTTTAGCATTGGACTTATCAAGCGCGTTTCCCAAGGGATAGACGGTACTGACATTGTTGATAAGAATATCAATCTGACCAAGGTCAGAGATAGCTGCCTTGACAGcattctcgacctggttTTGATCTTGGATGTCGACTGGGTAGACGGCAACCTTGACATCGGGAAATTTGGCAGTGATTTCGTTTCGCACGTTCTCAAGTTTATCCTTGGCGCGACAGATGTTATTGAGCGTGTGCAAACAAAATGTCAACGAGTCATGTTTCCGCTCACCTTGCTGCGGGATACCAGAGCAATGTTGACGCCATGCTCAGCCAGAAGCTTGGCTGTAGCTTCACCAATGCCCATGGAAGCTCCAGTCTAGTCGGACGATTAGCACACGGTCGCGGCGGCGAAGTGACGACGAACGATAAAGGCAGTCTGTCCTCTCAAAGAATCCATCATAGTCGAAATGTCTGTCAAAGGAGCAACATACTTGATTGGAAAATGAATCAAGTCAATATCAAAAATGAGGGTTTTGAATACGAGCAGGTCGAGCATTTGTCATCCTTACCCACAGGGTCGTCGCCTGCAAGGACCGCGCCGTGATGACGTCGACGGTGACTCCCGGCCGGCGCTTACACCTCCCTCGTTGTGCCAAAAAGGCCAGAAAGCGCAACCTGCAATCGGAAGCGCCATCCGGTAGACTAATGATAAGACGTTCTGGAAACTCATCACGTATATCTACTGCAGCGACTTTCAGGTCTAACTCTAAAGCTACTTGACACTATTCTCGATAGCCCAAACACATGAAATGGGGGTAGTTCAGTGAAATGGCCTATCTTGATCTAAGTACTATGACTGCATCTTCTTGATAGACCTCTTGACCGAGTCGGAAGAGAAAAACGTTCTCATGTCTTGAACAAAAAGGTCGGGGCACTCGAGGGACGAGAAATGGCCCCCAGTTCCATACTCCCTCCAATACTGGATATTGGCAGCCTGCTGTGCCCAATCCTTTGGGCACTACTATCAGTTAGCCACGAGTCCGAGGCACGCAGTTTGAGTTTACTCACATGGAGCTGCTCTTTGGCATACATGCTCACGCCGGTAGGGCAACCGACGTACGTCTCAAAAGTCCTCTCAGCCTCTCGTCCTGGCCCAAAGGCTTCGCGGTAGAATCGCAGACCCGGAGTTGCCCCTTGGATCCAGTGCATCACCACAAGCGTAGTGATGGTCTCGGGGTCGAAAGCTTCAGAAACGTGGCCCCAGTCGTGAAACTTTTCGACGAACCAGGCCAGCAAACCAACGGGTGAATCACCCAGAGCAAAGCCAAGCGTCTGAGGTCTTGTTCTCTGCTGCTCCAGATATCCACTCTGATCCAGCTCAAAGTTTTTCCTGACACGTAACGCCTCGTGTTCAAAGTCAGAGTATAGGACTCCGGACAGACACCATCGGAGATAGGCCAGTGGAGCTGACCACAGGGTTGGGGGCGGTACAGGGAACATGTTGAGATGCTGAGCACACACAACCTCTGGGAACTGGATCGCCACAGATCTCGTGATGAAGGATCCAAAGTCGCCCCCCTGCGTAACAAACCATTTATACCCAAGCACATCCGTCATCAAAATCTTGAAGGCCCGAGCTGTAATCTCGGGACCAACCCCCGACTTGGCTGGGGCTGGTGAGAAGCCAAACCCGGGGATCGATGGTGCAACGACGTGGAAGGACGGATCGGTTGGCTTTTCCGGAGTGCTGAGGCGGCCGACGACTTTGGAAGCTTCCATGAAAGACCCTGGCCAACCATGGGAGAATAGCAGCGGAATAGCactcgaggttgtcgactTTGCATGCGTAAAGTGCAGAACCAAGGGCCCATATCCTGGCACTTGGATCTTGACTAGATAGTGATTGAACACGTTGTTAATATATCCCTGGTAACGAGGAAAAAGTCAGCTAATTCATTCAAGAATCACCGTCGTTCAACACCCacctcctgcttctcccaGCTATACTCGTCTCTCCAGTACCGAGCGAGCCGCTGCACTTGGGCGACCTTGGCACCCTGAGACCAGTCATTGGGTCCAAAGTCACTCTGTTCGGATGGATAGCGAGCCAAATCAAGTTTCTGTCGAGTCGTCTCAACAAGATCCTTGTCAAAACGCACCGAGAAGGGGACGGGCTGGTCGAGCTTCAGCTCTTGCTCCGATGGCAGACACAGtcgagacatgatggaggtttATGTTTCAGTTGTTCAGAGCGCCAGAATGCAGAACACCAATTTTCACTGGGAGAGACAGCTAGATCCTTAAATGGCGTTTGGGCAGGTGTACAGACTTGCCCTTTGCCTCGAGGCTGGTGGGGTGTAAAGTGGGAGCGCTTCTGCTGGCAAGTAACCAACTAAACACTCGGATCCACATTACCTATGCACACTACCAGCGTTTCCACTTGCCTCGTTTGCATTAGCCATCGGGGCAGACATACAACTTGCCAAACTTGGCCTGCTAATCAAGGGGTCCAAGTTTAGTAGATTGCTAGCTAGGTACTGTAGGGATCGAACCGGCTGGCCAGGGAGATGGGCCAGCAGTCATATCCCGGGGGGCCTTCCAGCGCTTGTGGCAGGCCGCCGCGTGCGTGCGTGTCTATGCCCAGAATCGCAAATTGCGTGGGCCAATCATCCGCAAAACAGCATCTCAGGGATATCCACGTCATCTTTGGTGGTATTGAAAGCAGCGACCTGTTCAAATTGTCGCCGTTCAAGGCATTGacagatgatgaagcagCTTCGGTAgaggagattgtcaaggGGCTCCTCGCTGATCTCGAAAACGGCACCAGCAGTATGATCGTGATCGGCGATACGCAGCTCCGCTGGAACAGCACATCCGCCGACTGGATCTCGTTCAGAAATGGGCTCGAGGAGGTGGGATCGATTCACACGGTGCAAGGCTACGACCTGAACTACGTTGGTGTCATTATAGGTTTGGACCTGCGGCTCGACCCCGCGCGGCGACGCCTCTTCATCGATCGCGACTCATACTttgacaagaagggcaaggagaacaaCCCGGCCCTCGGAAAGACCTACTCGGACGACGACCTGTTGCGGTTCATCACCCAGATCTACGCTGTGCTCATGACGCGTGGCATCCGGGGGACGTATGTGTACGCGTGCGATCTTGGGTTGCGGGAGTATCTTAAGGGTCTCATTCCATTCCATTCGTGATACTCTGCACTAGCTTAAAGGTCTCTCCCCAAGTAGTAATGATAACTGAGTTGAGACAGAGAGCCTGCATGTTCAGAGCCTTGTCTACCTCTTCTTTATAAACAAGTCTCACATGATAATGGGTGACATCTGTCGTCTGAATGAAGTAAAGTTGCCCAGGCCAAAAGTGACTTCCCTGACGCCCGGCTTGGGATAGAACGGGGCTGGGTTATCTACTCACCGCTGGATACAGAAGCAATAACCTAACCGACAGCGCTATTCGCGAGCCTGATTCTGAAACTGGCTGCTGCTATTGGGTCACGCGGTTCTCTTATACAGCAGAGAGTAAAATCAGGCTGCGTTGCGAAGGCAAAATTGTTTGCCAAGGCCGCCTCTCCAATCAAATTGGCCAACCCTTACAGCCGAAAGACTCAGCTGAATTAAACCTACCCTCCTTAGCACGCGATTTTGACGCCACGGCGTTGCTGTCAGGCATAAACGAGCTTGgcagggagaagagggaagcTCTAAAAGCCCAGCTTTGCCGGAGTCCGCGCCCACTTCTCCTAAAAACGACAATTCTCAGGTTCTCACCACCATGGATCGCTGGTGCAGGATTGTTCCCTTCATGGTTCTGGCCTTTCAGGCCTTGATATTAACGACGACAGCACAAGCGATTGACAGTGAAGAGTTTGCTTATGCCGAAGATAGCTCCACCTGTACGACACACCTCCTCTCTGGAACATTTCAACCTCGTTGACACAAGCATATTAGATCGCACACTGCGTTGTCCTATCTCTTCGAGTTACAGCTCATCCACCACGTACATTGATGATCTGAAAACGTATGGGTTCTGCTACATCGGCGGAGAGGGATATCATCAAGTCGACACATCATGCCGTGGAAGCACGGTCTACTACACCGGGTGGTCATCAGGTGCTTCTAACCCATCCGGATCTTATATTTGGTACTGCCTCAAATATCTACCCTTGAACGTCGAAAACTTGGTGTCTGACAGCATTCCCAGTCCCACTGGCTCTTGCGTCACAGCGACCATCTATACGTCCTCCAGAACAGGGTTTATATCATCGCGCGCGAATCACATTTACTGCGATACCAGAGAGCCCATGTCTAGATATTTTATGGAGCACCCATCGGACTGTAGGTGCACGGCGTCAATGGCGTGGCGTTCTCTAGCATTGGACTTTTTTGCTGATCTCCTTGCAGGGACGACGGCGGGTATCAACAGCGCCGATGAACCGGAAACAGTCACAGTTACCGGTTCCCGACGAACGCTTGCCGGACTCCCCTCTTCGACCTCAACAGATGACAGCGATTCAGAAAGCCGAACCGATGACACGAGGCCAAGTGAACCGGGAAAGGGTGGGCCTAGCCCAGGCGTTATTGCCGGCGCGGTGATTGGAGCCCTCGCCGGCGTTGCTCTGATTGCCGGCGCCCTAATACTCGGTTTCCGTATAGGAAGACAGCATCCTGCTCTGGATAACCAAGAGTCGGGGTCGAAGAAGACCTTCAGGGACACCATAAGTTCCCTTCCACGACCAACTATCGCATGGAGTCGCCCCAACGCCAAAGGGACCCCCGAAAGGGACCTGCAGAATGATGTTTCCGTCCTCCAGGTGAATTTCTCAGATGATACCACTACGAAGAGGGCATCCGAGCTGCCGAGCCCCGCACCTCAGAGTCCAGTGAATCAAGTACAAAGCATTCCACCCCCAATCAGCCCCCAGCCTTACTCTACAGCTGCGGTTGAGAGTCACAGGGTTGAACTCCCAACTGGGCTCGAGTCTCAAGGTTGGGCTAGGTCGGACGCACATCCATTGCCGTATGAGGTTGACGCGCAGCCGCAGACGCATGAAGTTGACGGAACGCCGAACAATAGGACATCGTCACCATAAATAGGAACAAGGTGGTGATAATAGACCAGTCTAGGTAGTGAGGATATAATTACTGCGACAGGCATAGATTTGGAGAATTGATAACTgtgtcttttgctgttgtggctaatggcttcttgtcatcgttgcgaataataataataacaaTAATAGATTTGGAAACTTGACTTCAAAGGCGGCATATATACAACAAGAGCAGTTTATATTAACATCTATAGGAATTGTTATTTGATGCTATGAAGTCTTAATCttgtgttctttgttgtAGCTGAAGCCCGGTtcttgatgggataactgagccatAGATAGTTAACTTTACAACTATTGACGAGACTCGAAGGCGAGCCCCGTCTGTTAATTAAAAGATTTTAAGATCTGACTAGATATGTCTTCGAGTTTTCTACTATAAATTTCCACCTCGAGAGACCTGGTGGGAGTAGTCCACTGAGAAGTCACCCATTCGCAGACTCGGACATCCCGCCACGATCGGTTGGACTTGATTTAAGAATGACCTTCCGTGTATTGATTCGCTTACACTCTATATCTCGCGTCATCTTTTACATTTAATCTATCCAAGTCACCGGCAAGAGGTTCAATTCCGATTAGATCAGATCACCACAATCCACCAACGTGATCCCCTCATAGCTCATCTGGTACGTGGCCCACTGTTGTCCTCAGCACGCCCGGTTCATTTTGATCGGATATCCCACAGGTTCTCTACTCGGGCTTGCGACGACGCCATTTAATAATCGCAGGATTCATCGGTCGGGAGAACATTGACTGTGGACTACTATTAGCGCACAGAGTACATGAGAAGATACATCAGAACTCACCGAATAATCTGTTGCCGGAATCGACGCCTTGGGGTCAACTTGTTCGATGTGAAGCAGTCTCACAAAGGTGGCGACAATAGCACCGAGTTGCGCATACGCATAGTGCTCGCCAACGCATCGATGTCTTCCAGCGCCAAAGGGTAGATACGGGCTGCTCACTGCTTTGCTCATCATGCCAAACCCGTAATCAACCTTTTGCGAATCATCCACCGGCTTCTCGAGGGGGTCAACCTTGTCCCAGCGATGCGGATCCCACTCCAGGGGTCGAGGGAAGAAGTCTGCAGATCGTGCAAGAGTGCCAGGGGATGCGAGCAAGGTGTGCGATGGAGGAACAACCCACTCGGTGCCCGGTACAGGCATGGGGGATTTGACTTCGCGCATGATTGAGTGGATGGGGCTGTGTAGACGTAAAGTCTCCTTGATGACTTGACCGTTGAGCGTCAGCTTCTGCACGTTTTCCCAAGTCAGCGGAGCTGGTGGTGAgccaagaacctcaagctGCTCTTGGTACATTTCCTCGACCAGATGCGGCTTATgggcgaggttgaggaagagccaTGCTCCGCTGGCTGCTGTATTGTGCTGACCACCCATGAGAATAGCGATCAACAGCCGGGCGACATGTATGTCCGGGAGAACCGTGCCATCCTTGTACTGTGCATCCATAAGGGTCCAGATCATGTCGGTTTCATCACCCTGGTTCCCTTGTTCGCGACGCTGTCGAATAATGTTGGCAAACAATCCCTCCATGACATTACGGGCGTGGTCGCGACGTCGATTCTGCGGCAAAGGAAGCCACGGCATGACGAAATTGATGGGTTGAAATCCATCGTCGAGGTGGCGGTAGAGAAGAGCAAATGTGCTGTCAAACATGGAGCGGACCTCGTTGCCCAGCAATGACCCAGAAGCGGTGTAGATGGTGATTTCAGCCATGACCTCGGTGATGTTGACTTGTCCAGTTTCTCCTTTGAAGTAGGGCGAGGTGTTGACATAgtcttcaacttccttgaCAAACTTGGGGATATAAGCACGTAAAGCTTCCGTAGTCAGGCCAAGTTTCAGAAGCTAACAGGTGGTcagacgaggacaagaaatGGGTTGGGTGAACATACTCTTTTTTGATCCATGAACCTCGCATTGGAACAATCGTATACCACTTCCTTGCCGAAAACAGGCGTCGTGAGCTTTCCATATACCTCCTCGGCGTTCAAATCAGCATGCTTGCCATTGAGGATAAACTCATTCCCTTTCTGACCAAGAAAGACGGTAGTCGGCTTCCCGAGCAGGATGAAGGTAAAGCAATCCCCATACTTGGCCTTGCAGTCAAAGAAGAACTTGTACGGATCGATTCCATACTGAACACTGCTGCCAATGAACGGAAATATGTGAAAGACGACGGGCGGTCGGTTCCGGTCGGGGAAGTACAGCTGCCCAATCACATTGCGGGCAATGGCGATGACAATGACGAGGCTGATGGTAAGAGGGATCGAAATGGAGAGCGGCAGAGCTCGAAAGCTGCCATATAGAGACTCCATTGGAGTGTGCGTCGCAGCTTTTTGCCCTTCTGAGAGCACACCAAGAACAATTTTTACAAGTGGTCAGACTGTCAGCATCATCCGTTCGGTTTATCTAACATCGCTATCGCTGGATGAGTAAGCTAGCGAACCAGGGCGGTGAATGGACTGGGGTTCGCCTCTAATTGCAATTGAAGCTGCGATAACCAGCTCCCGAATGTGCCTGCTCTCTCCTAGGGCTTCTCATCCCGCCAGTCACCATTCTTATTACCCCAATTCATGTAGGCCTATGGGGACAACTTGATGGATCATGCGACTGAAAATCCTTATACGCCAAAACGAAGGGGAGACACAGAGGAAACAGTGAGCAAAAATGCTGAGAATTGGATTCGAACAAGAATACGACAACATCAGGCTGGCTGTACGTGGACCCACAAAGTACTGTATACGGTTAGCCCGTGTCACGCCTCAATCACAAGTAAGAGGGGCAGACTTGCGCGACAACAGCAGAAGAATTAAATCATTGATTGAAAGTGAAGATTGCAAAAAAGAGACCCAAGTCTAGGAGTCGAACCTAGCTCCCTGACCCCCTTATTAAAGGGCACAGTTTTATGCTTTTTGAACTGCGCGCCAAACAGGATATTTCCGCTACACCAACTCGGGCAGTGGCTTTATCCACAAGCCACCCTTTATAGTTAGCGCTTCGCGCTTCATTGCACAATGGACTAGATTCACACACTTTTGCACCCGTCTGGGAAGATCAGAACAAGGCAATCGGCCAATATCAGTGCCTGTTTTTCCAAAATGTTGCAGCGTTAAATAGTAGAGAGCGCCTTGGGTTTGTCGAGGGAAACAAAGGCTTTCAGGGAGATCCAATTTCTATAACCCCACGCTAAGCTGGCCAGATCACGAAGCCAATCGTTCACAACCGTGGTTCAACTAGCAACCAGAATAGGTTGAGAGAAGGTTGCAACTTTCTACGAGAATCACACCAGAAATCATGCAATTAAAAGTCAATTTGGGTTTATGCCTAGATCAGTTTCACCCCGTTCACTCCCTCCTCTCAACCACTCTGGTCGATAacgcccttctccttgtcctccgTCCGCCGGCGAGAGTTAGTTATGATGCTCTCTGTCTGTTCCCCCAGAATAACATCGAATTTCTATCACAAAGAGTCAGGATTACAATATTTAATTTACATGAGCATGATGTACTTACCGGTCCCTCGAAGCGATGCCCGTAGAACAGCCAGTAGAGGGCAATGAGGACCACCAAGATGCCAATAACGACACACACATAGTCTAGGGTGTGTTAGCACAGCATACACGAGCACTCCATCGGCACCACTTACTCATTGTGTTTCCCGAAACCGGAATTGCTGTCGGAAAGCAAAAGAACTAGTTGGGGTCAGAAAAATACTGGAACAAAGTCGAGTCGGACTTACAACGgaggtgacgacgacgaaaaTA is a window from the Fusarium keratoplasticum isolate Fu6.1 chromosome 5, whole genome shotgun sequence genome containing:
- a CDS encoding EHN domain-containing protein codes for the protein MSRLCLPSEQELKLDQPVPFSVRFDKDLVETTRQKLDLARYPSEQSDFGPNDWSQGAKVAQVQRLARYWRDEYSWEKQEGYINNVFNHYLVKIQVPGYGPLVLHFTHAKSTTSSAIPLLFSHGWPGSFMEASKVVGRLSTPEKPTDPSFHVVAPSIPGFGFSPAPAKSGVGPEITARAFKILMTDVLGYKWFVTQGGDFGSFITRSVAIQFPEVVCAQHLNMFPVPPPTLWSAPLAYLRWCLSGVLYSDFEHEALRVRKNFELDQSGYLEQQRTRPQTLGFALGDSPVGLLAWFVEKFHDWGHVSEAFDPETITTLVVMHWIQGATPGLRFYREAFGPGREAERTFETYVGCPTGVSMYAKEQLHCPKDWAQQAANIQYWREYGTGGHFSSLECPDLFVQDMRTFFSSDSVKRSIKKMQS